AAGTTGACAAAATAAACCTTTTCCACAAGCAAACTCCTTTTCACGTAaccaaaaacaggaaaaaaataatacaaatcacACCTTTGCAATAAAaccaaaaacaggaaaaaaaatacaagtcacaCCTTTGCAATAACAACCAAAAAacaggggaaaaaataatacaaatcacACCTTTGCAATAACAAccaaaaacagggaaaaaaataatacaaatcacACCTTTGCAATAACAaccaaaaacaggaaaaaaataatacaagtcaCACCTTTGCAATAACAACCAAAAGAACAGGGGAAAAAATACAAGTCACACCTTTGCAATAACAaccaaaaaacagggaaaaaataatacaagtcACACCTTTGCAATAACAaccaaaaaacagggaaaaaaataatacaagtcaCACCTTTGCAATAACAaccaaaaaacagggaaaaaataatacaaatcacACCTTTGCAATAACAAccaaaaacagggaaaaaaatatacaagtcaCACCTTTGCAATAACAaccaaaaaacagggaaaaaaataatacaagtcaCACCTTTGCAATAACAaccaaaaaacagggaaaaaaatatacaagtcaCACCTTTGCAATAACAACCAAAaccagggaaaaaaatatacaagtcaCACCTTTGCAATAACAAccaaaaacagggaaaaaatacAAGTCACACCTTTGCAATAACAaccaaaaaacagggaaaaaaatacaagtcacACCTTTGCAATAACAaccaaaaaacagggaaaaaaatacaagtcacACCTTTGCAATAACAaccaaaaacaggaaaaaaataatacaagtcaCACCTTTGCAATAACAaccaaaaacaggaaaaaaataatacaagtcaCACCTTTGCAATAACAACCAAAAAACAGGGGGAAAAATAATACAAGTCACACCTTTGCAATAACAaccaaaaaacagggaaaaaataatacaagtcACACCTTTGCAATAACAaccaaaaaacagggaaaaaataatacaagtcACACCTTTGCAATAACTCCTTTTCCACCTGCAGAACCAAGGCCATCGCAGAGAGACTGGTCCTGATGGCTGATGGGAAGTGTGACCTCCCTGCTACCCCCTCTACTCCTGGACCCCATGCAGCCCCCCAGCCCCGCCTCTGCCCCCTTCGCACCTGTTCCCTGAGGATGAATGGGGTGATGGGCCTGGGGGAGAAGCAACACTCACCCAGGATCATAAGTGCCATGCGGTAAGGGAGATGAGGCTTGGTTTTGTGATttctgcttcttctgtttctggtggtgtttctgtttctcctcattcttgtcttcttgtatttttttctctagtgtttttgcttctcttctccttcgttattttgatctgtcttctttttcttctcattctcttcttttttatctttctgcttcttctttttctcctcattcttctcttcttgtctttttctttactgtttttgcttctcttctcctttgttttgatttatctttcttctttttcttctcattctcttctatatttgcttcttctttttcttctcattctcctctattttctcttctacatttgcttcccttctttcttttttttatctttcttctttttctcctcagtctcctcttctttctcttctatttatgcttctctttttttaatttcttcttctctttctacttcatGTGTCTGTGTTAAGCTTTGTTctaaccttcttttcttctctttcttcaacaGATCTGGGCTCCTCGTCTTTGCGTTTGGCAGAAGAGACGGCCTAACAGACTTCATTGGGATCCAGGTAAGGCCTATTTCAGTCTTTCTGGCATGTTGGCTCGTCCCTGTAGCATCTTGTATAGGCCTATGTCTGGTATGTTAGCTAGGGTGTTATTAACTCATTTTTGGATGTACTgggtgttttcttcttcctcctcttcctcttctttttttactcattctttttcttcttcatcttcttcaactTCCTCACCATTATCTTATTCTttgtattgttttccttttttttctcttcatcttcatcaacttcatcttccttctcttattcttattttccttcttttcttttttctcttactttttcttcttcaacttcatcaGTATTATCTTagtcttattttccttctgtttttctcattttttcttcatcatcatcaaattCATCAgcattactttccttcttcttcatcatcttcttgggTAACTGAGAACCACAGAAAAAGAACTTACTACCCAACTTACTACTAAATCTTATACTTCACTAATGCCTTACTTAGCCACTTACATCGCCACTTACTTACACCACCCAGAATGCCGTACAAGCTCACCTGAAGGCAATGAAGGCACTCTTGAAGGAGCAGAGCCTCAGCACGCAAGACTTTCCGGCAATACCTTCCACATCCGGCAAGATTCTGAGctgtgaaaaggaggaaggccCGATCCCTTCTTCAGGAGACTCCAGCCCTTCCTCACTCTCCAAGTCTGACAGGGTGGCTTCAAGTTCTTCAGGAGCATCAGAACCTACTGTAGCTTCTAGGCTGGAAGATGTATCAGCTTGTACAGTAGGATCCAATTCCCTTTCGGTTCTCCCATCAAGAGTTTCCAGCCCTTCTTCAAGCACACCTACAGTAGCTTCAAAGTCCAAAGCTCCAGTGGCATGTACAGAAACATCAAATCCCTCTTCAGGCCCCACAAGAGTAGCTTCCAAGCCTTCAGTATCCGGACAAGCGTTCTTCATCAATGACGCAGCGCCGGTCAGCTACTTTGATTACTTCCAGCCGTTGTTCGAAGGTCTTGGCTACTCCTTCCCTGCTGTCACGCTGCCCCTATACCTCATCCTCGTTGCGGCATACATCCAGGCAGTCATTTACTGTCTAGTGCACaagttcttccccttctccccctttgtCACACCTTCCGAGGCCTATAAATCCGTCACCCATTACTGCAGTAGTCGCAAGGCCATGGAGGCGTTTGACTACTCCCCGACGAGACCCAACGACCTCAAGCAGATGGTGGAGTACTACAGGGCCCGGGGATGCACCAACAAGATGAGGTTTGTCTCTCTCATGCCTGTAGCTCTGTGTTTTCTGCTTCCACTTCTGGTTTTTGTTGTTGTGATTTAGCGTGTgtggttcttgtgtgtgtgtgtgtgtgtgtgtgtgttgatgttgttTGCCAGTAgtgttgtttgttttccttcctgttatATAGTTTgtcgttcctgtgtgtgtgtgtgttgatgtttgcCAGTAgtgttgtttgttttccttcctgttatATAGTTTgtggttcctgtgtgtgtgtgtgttgatgtttgccagtagtgttgtttgtttttccttcttgttatATAGTTTgtggttcctgtgtgtgtgtattgatgttGTTTGCCAGtagtgttgtttgtttttcctttttgttatctATTTGTGTAAGTTTGGGTGTAATGCCTGTTGGTGCTAGTAATGTTTAATCTACTAACCTGTAAGTAGCTCTCTATATTTTCCTACCTGTATGTTGTATGTACGCACTCTATTTTCAAAGCATAAATATTTTTACTTTTGACTAACTCTGTTTCACTCCCTTATGTTTTGGACTGTTATGTAAGTGTTCATTTTGGTTCCCTGCATATAGTTGTGAAAGGAATCTCCGCCCCACGACTCTACCATTACCTGTGAGTGTGACCATCATTGTTTTGAGGTGATAAGTCCAGGTGAATATGATGTGGAAACCTTTGGAAGATCAAGGAAGATTCATACAAAGCCCTTCTATAAAGTAATTTCATTATATTCACATATACAATCAGAATTCATGCAAGCACAAATTCtaacagtgaggaggaggaggaggtgatggtggtgttcccCGAGCCTCATCAGCTCATTTGACTTCCTCCCAAGGCTACTCAAAGGACTTCCAGGAATGATAGAGGATGTTTTGCCATTCATATATGCCACGGAAACACTAACGTACAATACACTTCACCTCGGAGGATTTGAATAGGTAATAATATTAGTTCTGTACAATGTGAAGTCGACCCTCAGCCTGGCAATTGTCAAGCCACCCTAGACAGCCTCCTGGAGCAAAGAAGTGAAGCGGTTGATCTTGGAGGACATGGACATATCGACGTACTTGTCACCAATGGAGACGAGCATTCCGCCGATGATGGTTGGGTCCACCTTGGTTGTGAGCTTGATGACCTGGCCGGACTTGACGAATGCCTTGAGTGTGGCCTCCAGCTCCTTCTGTGTGGCTGCGTCCAAGGGCtgtgtgaggaggagaagaaaagggttgGGTGATGTATTCCCAGGCTGTGTTATCTTGTGGAAAAGtggggaaggatgatgatgagggagagaggtaaagtgGGTGTTGGAAATGTAGAATGAGAAGGAAtggttagggaggaaggaggaggaaatctgggggtaaggaaagagaaaatgctgaGTGTGTTAGTGTATACGTGTGTCCATAAATCTAATCCAGAAGCATCACCCCAACTTATCGAATACTGAGCTTGAAGAACCACAACCTCATGAACCAAATGTGGGTGTAAGCcttgaaatgttgaagaatatgggcTTTAGAATTACACAAAAGCACCACCCAACTTCTCGAATGCAAGCTAGCAAGAACCACACCCCATATTTTTAACACTAAGGAAGGCagctaaagggaaaaaaataaaaataaataaataaaacctaaCAAAAAATCCACTAGACAATACcctgaacaaaaaaataaagagaggccagaagagaggtcaatttaaggTGGAGCCTTGACCCAAAAAAGTCACCGTACAGAACCCCTCACAACCCCTGTCGCTGGACCTTACCTTGGCAGTGATCACCTCGCACACGATCTCGCCGCGCAGGGCCGACATGATGGTTTCAAACGCACCGATGATGCTTTCTACTTTGCCAAGGCGTCCATTTTCGATGAGGGTGGCTGGAAAAATTGGGGGAAATTAACTTGGTTGCCAgagacttaacccggtagcagcgacgggccaaatttgtggctttaccgtgtagcagcgacgggccaaatttgtgccatgatataaacccccaaaatagctgatacataaactgatccgaaatgctttgatatatattatgaaatggtttgtgtgagtgatgatttttttctcatttttctcacttagagggaccgttaagaaacatgatccccgcagctatcgGGTTAAAAACAGTTTGTGTAGGTGTTAGGGCTGAGGagaaattgaagggaaatgaaCTTAGTTGCCAGAAAGACTGAAGAATAGGTTGTGTAGTGTTATATGTGTGTGGAATTATTGAAGGGAAATGAACTTGGTTGTCAGAAAGACTTAAGAATAGGTTGTTTAGTGTTATATGTGTGTGGAATTACTGAAGGGAAATGAACTTAGTTGCCAGAATTACTGAAGGGAAATGAACTTAGTTGCCAGAACGACTTCAGACTAATTTGTGAAGTGTTATAATGTGTCTGGAATTATTGAAGGGAAATGAACTTGGTTGCCAGAAAGACTTATGACTAATTGTGTAGTGTTATATGTGTGTGGAATTATTGAAGAAAATGAACTTAGTTGCCCGAAAGACCTAAAAAGAACAGTTtgtgaggaggataaagaagaggaagaaaaatatcaataaaggaaaaagagccgCATTCAcccatgaagaacaagaagaagaaaaagaaggaataattgagaagaaaaaaagcacaGGCAAGCCAAAGCACTCGCccataataataagataaaagagtcggaaaaacaggaaagaaaaaaagcccatGAAGTAAGGGaataataggaaagaaggaaaaaacggagaTAAAAAGCCCAGTTGCAGCACTCGCCCATGAAGAAAGGGaataataggaaagaaggaaaaaaaggagataaaaagccCAGTCGCAGCGCTCACCCATGAAGTTAGCGGTGAGGGGGCTGGCGTTCTTCTTGGCGAGCACGGAGCTGATGCCGTCCTTCTTCAGGTCTTTGCTCAGCAGCGGGTTCAGAATAAACTCCTTCAGCTGAATGTCGTTCTTCATCAGGGTCTGTGAcgggagtggaggggaaaaatTGATCTCTCTCATAGTTTGAAATTTAAAGGCAATGGTTCCTTTTTAACCccctgactgcggatttcctacaagaagacatcaccaagctacaggagtggaacaaaaagtggttgctacaattcagtgaagaaaatatagtcatgcaccttgggagggattatccagcacaccaatatgacatgggaaacactccactattcaccacagaggcagagaaagacctgggagtatatgttactaAGCAAcgagtgaaagccaaatctgtgccaattgcagcggacaggttaatgaTTATGGTTACTGCCACTCAGAGAAAGGTTACAGGAATACACCAATTATATCCTTCCCCTAAGACTGGGAATACTGTGAGAAATATTATAGGAATTTCACTATAATTTTTTTGCCTCAATATGTTCATACGATATTATTTCTACCTGCTAAAATTGGCTCAGATAGTTATAATTTGACAATTTCAGCTTAAAGTCCCCTCATTAGCAGTCAGAGTTCATGACATGTTTAGATTAAATACAAGATTTATACAAGAAAAAATATACCAGTACTGAGAaccatagtaaaaaaaaatactatcacAGGACTCCCTTGCATTCTTACAGTGAATTCCTTGAGGTCCTTGTCAACGGCATCCAAGACCTTCTTCTTGGTGGCGGCCGAGTAGAGGGCAGTGGCATAGCGGCCCTCCATGCCAAAAATTTGGATGGGCGGCTGCAGAACAGAGGTCAAGGTGAGTGTCAAGACATTTCAATATATTTATCTACCTCTTTTATTTGTGTGAATATATCTTTCAGTACTAGTGTTAAGTGCCCACCCCAAAACTCACCTGAACCAACTGCTGACGAGCAGCAGAGGTGGAGAAGGACCTCGCCTGAAATACAGATGGAGAATTAATGAAGAGAATTAACACTAGAAAATTAGCAATAAATTAATATCTTTAGCAGTGACCGTTTCCATTTATTAGCAGTGGGTTAGTTTTATCCACAATAGGTACAGTTTTATCGGCAATGGGTTAGTTAGtttccccgtccttcccttcccttccctccttcctcccgggggcttcatggtgcagtggttagcacactcggctcacaaccaagagagcctgggttcgattcccggggcagagtggaaaaatttgggcggcttttccgattccctgcgcccttgtccacccagaagtgaatgggtaccaggtattaatcgggggttgtgtcatGTCTCCTGggatctcttcccttctcctataattccttccccttctgtctctctttggcatatgaccacagatgttgcgctgactaaacgaaactttaattttccctccttcctccctaacccttCTCTCATCCTACATTTCCAACACGCActtaacctctctccctcctcctcctcccccacttttcctcttcttcccttccctccttcctccgtaacccttccctctcatcctacATTTCTGACACCCACTtaacctctctccctcatcatcatccttcccgacttttcctctccttcccttccctccttcctccctaacccttccctctcatcctacATTTCCGACACccaccttacctctctccctcatcctcctccttccccacaggTTATGTACTATTTTATTGTTTATAGCTTACTGTCTGTTAGGgtagagaaggaacaggaatgaagataaataacACCGTAATATTTGTTGTTTTACCGGCAAAAGGCTGCTCTTCTTAGTGGGTACAGGTCATTATTTCAACATTCAGAAGCACCACTGATAAGGCTAAGGTGAGGTTGTTAGTTTGAATTGCGGTGCATGCATTCAATATTGGTCTGCTCTGCCATCTTAtagtgggtgtgattctggatatTTACTCATAACTCAAGTGCAGTAATTATGCAACAGAAGAAAACCACTAAATACCAATGATGAGTAGAGAACCACGACCTAGAGCACCAAGTAACCAGAAAACACATGGAAAACACCAGAtaagggatgagaaaaaaaagaaaccacaAAACTCAATTACTGTAATAATGCAACCAAAGAAAACCACAAAATAACAAAGACAACCAAATAATAATGACCTAGAACACTATAAAActagaaaacatatagaaaacacCACAAAATAAGAGACCCTGAGAAACCGAAACCAGCAAGATTGTCCCGTATGATATTATGTAACAGAAGAAAACCACTACCACTAAATACCAATGACGAGTAGAGAACCACGACATAGAATACAAAATAaccagaaaacacataaaaaacacacCATAGAAACCGTAAGAAACCCAAACCAGCAAAACTAGAGTCCCTTAATAAAGCAACACAAGAAAACCACAAAATATCAAGGGCAACGAAAGAATCATGACCTAGAACACATATAAActagaaaacaatagaaaaacacACCATAGAAACCGTAAAAAACCCAAACCAGCAAAACTAGAGTCCCTTAATAAAGCAACACAAGAAAACCACAAAATATCAAAGGCAACCCAAAAAATCATGACCTAGAACACATATAAActagaaaacaatagaaaaacacACCATAGAAACCGTAAGAAACCCAAACCAGCAAAACTAGAGTCCCTTAATAAAGCAACACAAGAAAACCACAAAATATCAAGGGCAGCCAAAGAATCATGACCTAGAACACATATAAACTAGAAAACAAGTAAAACCCACACCATAGAAACCATAAGAAACCGAAACCAGTGACCACTTCATCCCATCAGCTGATTCGAAGAACACCGGAATGCCTTATTTAACCACTTTCCCTTATTTCCCAGGCGCCTTAAGTACTATCAAAGCTTCCTTATACACttaaaaggaaatagagaggaaaatatgGGTTAAATAGGGCGAAAAAACggtaaaaatagggaaaataagctCACCAGGACAGCAAATCGAGCAGCCATTGTAGAATCTAGAGACCGGACCGGCTGGCTAGTTGGCTGCTATTATTTCGGTTTCTAGtgttttatttgctttttatctatttttggtGGTTTATTTGGGTTATTTTGATTTTTGGGGATGTTTTGTGTGGTTGAAGTGTTTTTTTAGTGAGTTTTGGGGTAGTGGTGTTAGCGTTCACTAtagtctttttctgttttcttgtctttttctcgaTTTTTTCtgggtttatttttgtttttgtggcgattttaatttgtttcatttgttttatttgggGTTATAATTGTTTTGGGGTAAAGTTCTTGGCGTTCATTATGAAATTATAGTTACATTTCCTCATATATTCTCATCTTTCGGTGTTTTTTGAGTTTATATTGGATTTGGTTtccttttttggttttttttatattttagtgggtttaattatagttgtatttttttatataaagggAGTTTGGTTCACTTCAGTAGCCCGGTTtcctagttttcttccttttctcctccttttattgggTATTACTCCTTTGAAAATAGAGTAAGATCACATGAATAAAAAACGTATATGAGTtaagacaagagaagggaaaagaaaagagaaatgagaaaataaagaccaCCAATATCCCAAGACGATCTGAGAAAGCTTCCTATTTTTCCCACTCCTATTACTGGTGAGTCCTTGCTTGAAAATAAAGAGAGGCAATATCAAGCAAACATACACGAACTTAAGATAGCAAgataaaagcaaatgaaagagaaataaaagagaaaaaaggaaataaagaccaCCAATATCCCAAGACAATATGAGAAAgcttcctatttttccctttttctcctataATTAGCGATTACTTGCttgaaaataaagagagacaaTATCAAGCAAACATACACGAACTTAAGATAGCAAgataaaagcaaatgaaagagaaataaaagagaaataagaaaataaagaccaCCAATATCCCAAGACAATCTGAGAAAgcttcctatttttccctttttctcctataATTAGCGATTACTTGCttgaaaataaagagagacaaTATCAAGTGAATATACACGAACTTAAGATAACAAGATAATagcaaatgaaagagaaataaaagagaaataagaaaataaaacccaCCAATATCCCAAGACAATCTGAGAAAgcttcctatttttccctctctcctattaCTGATGATTCCTTGCttgaaaataaagagagacaaTATCAAGTAAACATACACGAACTTAAGATAGCAAgataaaagcaaatgaaagagaaataaaagagaaataagaaaataaagaccaCCAATATCCCAAGACAATCTGAGAAAgcttcctatttttccctctctcctattaCTGGTGAGTCCTTGCTTGAAAATAAAAAGAGGCAATATCAAATAAACATACACGAACTCAAGATAACAAgataaaagcaaatgaaagataaataaaagagaaataaggaaataaaagaagaccaACTCAAGATCAAGACCGTTTCCCTGCACAATCAACAtgtattatttcctctttatggCTGAAATACGTATAATAAGAGACACCTAGACCTATTGATGTATACTTTAGAGCACGGAGATAGCTTTGAGACCAtggaaatacacatagaaaagaaaaataaagagaaataaggaaagaaaagacaaccAGTGGCAAGACTCAGACCATTTCCCCGGAGACTCAACATGGCTGGTGAgaattctttcctctttatggCTGAAATACGTATAATGGGAGGCATTTAGACGTGTTGTTGTTTACCTAAGAGCACGGGGATAGCTTTAAGGTCATGGAAATATAAATGGAGTGGTAGATAGTAAGAGGAAAAGGTTGAAAATGGTGAAATATGACATCTCGCCGGTCACCTGTGTTCTCGGCTCGGTTTACGGGATTGTAatttttcgctttattttccCATTCTTTGAGCTATTACACTTGTTCCCCTTATTTCCCAGGCGCCTTAAGTACTATCAAAGCTACCTTATACACttaaaaggaaatagag
Above is a genomic segment from Eriocheir sinensis breed Jianghai 21 chromosome 7, ASM2467909v1, whole genome shotgun sequence containing:
- the LOC126994189 gene encoding short-chain dehydrogenase/reductase family 42E member 1-like isoform X2, with the translated sequence MTKVVITGGGGYVGYHIGWALSRGGHPVTLLDLKPPDPEWSKTAPRALWDSLPPGFWSEETPDPGPLEFVEGSVTNPHDLQTHFEGAEAVIHTASYGMSGRDQLTPHAPMQEKVNIEGTREVIEAAVKAKVRALVHTSTYNVIFGGDEIVKGDETMPFYPIHTHTDYYSVTKAIAERLVLMADGKCDLPATPSTPGPHAAPQPRLCPLRTCSLRMNGVMGLGEKQHSPRIISAMRSGLLVFAFGRRDGLTDFIGIQNAVQAHLKAMKALLKEQSLSTQDFPAIPSTSGKILSCEKEEGPIPSSGDSSPSSLSKSDRVASSSSGASEPTVASRLEDVSACTVGSNSLSVLPSRVSSPSSSTPTVASKSKAPVACTETSNPSSGPTRVASKPSVSGQAFFINDAAPVSYFDYFQPLFEGLGYSFPAVTLPLYLILVAAYIQAVIYCLVHKFFPFSPFVTPSEAYKSVTHYCSSRKAMEAFDYSPTRPNDLKQMVEYYRARGCTNKMRFVSLMPVALCFLLPLLVFVVVI
- the LOC126994189 gene encoding short-chain dehydrogenase/reductase family 42E member 1-like isoform X1, which produces MKQTRANASIRFAMTKVVITGGGGYVGYHIGWALSRGGHPVTLLDLKPPDPEWSKTAPRALWDSLPPGFWSEETPDPGPLEFVEGSVTNPHDLQTHFEGAEAVIHTASYGMSGRDQLTPHAPMQEKVNIEGTREVIEAAVKAKVRALVHTSTYNVIFGGDEIVKGDETMPFYPIHTHTDYYSVTKAIAERLVLMADGKCDLPATPSTPGPHAAPQPRLCPLRTCSLRMNGVMGLGEKQHSPRIISAMRSGLLVFAFGRRDGLTDFIGIQNAVQAHLKAMKALLKEQSLSTQDFPAIPSTSGKILSCEKEEGPIPSSGDSSPSSLSKSDRVASSSSGASEPTVASRLEDVSACTVGSNSLSVLPSRVSSPSSSTPTVASKSKAPVACTETSNPSSGPTRVASKPSVSGQAFFINDAAPVSYFDYFQPLFEGLGYSFPAVTLPLYLILVAAYIQAVIYCLVHKFFPFSPFVTPSEAYKSVTHYCSSRKAMEAFDYSPTRPNDLKQMVEYYRARGCTNKMRFVSLMPVALCFLLPLLVFVVVI
- the LOC126994218 gene encoding ATP synthase subunit O, mitochondrial-like; the protein is MAARFAVLARSFSTSAARQQLVQPPIQIFGMEGRYATALYSAATKKKVLDAVDKDLKEFTTLMKNDIQLKEFILNPLLSKDLKKDGISSVLAKKNASPLTANFMATLIENGRLGKVESIIGAFETIMSALRGEIVCEVITAKPLDAATQKELEATLKAFVKSGQVIKLTTKVDPTIIGGMLVSIGDKYVDMSMSSKINRFTSLLQEAV